A genomic stretch from Diachasmimorpha longicaudata isolate KC_UGA_2023 chromosome 2, iyDiaLong2, whole genome shotgun sequence includes:
- the LOC135172938 gene encoding calpain-A isoform X9: MSDYGYYQQPCGYGWNAAAIEPGNDVFVKKECPVKRVLPSLFAIKVLGEKGSGFRAQGAVQDFNQLRQQCLQSGQLFEDPEFPAEDSSLYFSRRPAGYIEWRRPMEIADNPRLFVEGFSRFDVQQGELGDCWLLAAVANLTMYPHLFFQVVPEDQGFDENYAGIFHFRFWQYGRWVDVVIDDRLPTSHGKLMYLSSAENNEFWSALLEKAYAKLHGSYEALKGGTTCEAMEDFTGGVTEMYQMEETPPNLFSILLKAYERNSMMGCSLEPDPNVLEAETPQGLIRGHAYSITRVKYVDIQTPNQSGRIPLLRLRNPWGNEAEWNGPWSDGSPEWRFIPDHEKAELGLTFDIDGEFWMSFQDWKRFFTNLEICNLNPDSLSEDDLNSGKKRWEMSVFEGEWVRGVTAGGCRNFLETFWHNPQYIVTLEYPDEGDDKCTVIVALMQKNRRAQKRMGADCLTIGFAIYHLEYPERLPKPLDVNFFKYNASVARSPSFINLREVSCRFKLPPGTYCIVPSTYDPNEEGEFLLRIFSENKNSMEENDESVGIGEVDDRVRDQPEPDRNEEKIRDFFRKLAGDDMEVDWMELKEILDYAMRKEMHNEGFSKDICRSMVAMMDTDHSGKLGFEEFLTLWTDIKNWRAVFKLYDQTGSGYLSAFELRQALNSAGYRLNNHILNILVHRYGTKDGLIHFDDYIMCAVRLKTMIDIFQERDPKRTNSATFTLEEWMEKTLYS; the protein is encoded by the exons ATGAGTGATTATGGATATTATCAGCAGCCCTGTGGCTACGGCTGGAACGCAGCTGCTATCGAGCCCGGAAACGACGTCTTTGTCAAGAAAGAGTGTCCAGTCAAGCGGGTTTTACCTTCTCTATTCGCTATCAAAGTG CTAGGAGAGAAAGGATCAGGTTTCAGAGCTCAGGGAGCAGTTCAGGATTTCAATCAACTCCGTCAACAATGTCTTCAATCTGGACAATTGTTCGAGGATCCAGAGTTCCCGGCGGAGGATTCGTCCCTCTATTTCTCTCGCCGTCCGGCCGGATACATAGAATGGAGGCGTCCAATG GAAATTGCGGACAATCCTCGATTATTCGTCGAGGGATTCTCCAGATTCGATGTCCAGCAAGGAGAACTGGGGGACTGCTGGCTACTCGCTGCAGTTGCCAATCTCACCATGTATCCACATTTATTCTTTCAAGTTGTTCCGGAGGATCAAGGGTTCGATGAAAATTACGCTGGGATCTTTCACTTCAG ATTCTGGCAGTACGGTAGATGGGTGGATGTAGTGATAGACGATCGTCTTCCAACGTCCCACGGTAAATTGATGTACCTCAGTTCAGCAGAAAACAACGAATTTTGGAGTGCACTATTGGAGAAAGCTTATGCTAAACTTCACGGCTCCTACGAGGCATTAAAGGGTGGTACAACCTGTGAAGCCATGGAGGACTTCACAGGAGGGGTCACCGAAATGTATCAGATGGAGGAAACTCCCCCGAATCTCTTCAGCATTCTGCTGAAAGCCTATGAGAGGAACTCGATGATGGGCTGCTCATTGGAGCCAGATCCCAATGTTCTTGAGGCCGAGACACCCCAGGGTCTCATCAGAGGACATGCCTATAGTATCACCCGAGTAAAATATGTGGACATTCAGACTCCCAATCAGTCCGGAAGAATTCCACTGCTGAGGCTGAGGAATCCCTGGGGCAATGAGGCGGAGTGGAACGGCCCCTGGAGTGATGGATCTCCAGAGTGGAGATTCATACCAGATCACGAGAAAGCGGAGCTGGGACTCACGTTCGATATTGATGGAGAATTTTGGATGTCTTTTCAAGATTGGAAGAGATTCTTTACTAATTTGGAAATTTGTAATTTGAATCCTGATTCTCTTAGTGAGGATGATCTTAATTCGGGGAAGAAGAGGTGGGAGATGAGTGTCTTTGAGGGGGAGTGGGTAAGGGGAGTCACTGCCGGGGGGTGCAGAAATTTCTTAG aAACATTTTGGCACAATCCTCAGTATATCGTGACCTTAGAATACCCTGATGAGGGCGATGATAAGTGTACCGTGATTGTAGCACTGATGCAGAAGAACAGGAGAGCTCAGAAACGAATGGGTGCAGATTGTTTGACGATTGGCTTTGCCATTTATCACCTCGAATACCCAGAACGATTGCCAAAACCTCTGGACGTTAATTTCTTCAAGTATAATGCGTCTGTTGCCAGATCACCTTCGTTTATCAATCTGAGGGAAGTCAGCTGTCGATTCAAACTGCCACCTGGTACATATTGTATCGTCCCTAGTACTTATGATCCCAATGAGGAGGGTGAATTCTTATTGAGGATATTCTCTGAGAATAAAAACAGCATGGA GGAAAATGATGAATCTGTTGGCATTGGAGAAGTCGATGACAGG GTCAGAGACCAGCCAGAGCCAGATCGcaacgaagaaaaaattcgTGACTTTTTCCGGAAGCTCGCTGGGGACGACATGGAGGTCGATTGGATGGAACTAAAAGAGATCCTGGACTACGCCATGCGTAAAG aaaTGCATAATGAGGGATTCAGCAAGGACATTTGTCGTAGTATGGTGGCTATGATGGATACCGATCACTCCGGGAAATTAGGGTTCGAAGAGTTCCTGACACTATGGACTGATATAAAGAATTGGAGG GCTGTATTCAAATTATACGACCAGACTGGCTCCGGATACCTCAGTGCCTTTGAGCTGCGACAGGCTCTTAACAGTGCTGGATATCGATTGAACAATCACATTCTGAATATTCTCGTTCATCGATATGGAACTAAGGATGGACTCATTCACTTTGACGACTACATCATGTGCGCTGTTCGACTAAAAACTATGATCG ACATCTTTCAGGAACGCGATCCCAAGCGTACTAACTCAGCCACGTTCACATTGGAAGAGTGGATGGAGAAAACATTGTATTCATAA
- the LOC135172938 gene encoding calpain-A isoform X3: MPSYVYFYVRAVCDDNGSVKNEKFVKGNAELLDVQIPRDIWETLGRYNLLSRNLRGGLTGCGDIHHPAKVVFKLGEKGSGFRAQGAVQDFNQLRQQCLQSGQLFEDPEFPAEDSSLYFSRRPAGYIEWRRPMEIADNPRLFVEGFSRFDVQQGELGDCWLLAAVANLTMYPHLFFQVVPEDQGFDENYAGIFHFRFWQYGRWVDVVIDDRLPTSHGKLMYLSSAENNEFWSALLEKAYAKLHGSYEALKGGTTCEAMEDFTGGVTEMYQMEETPPNLFSILLKAYERNSMMGCSLEPDPNVLEAETPQGLIRGHAYSITRVKYVDIQTPNQSGRIPLLRLRNPWGNEAEWNGPWSDGSPEWRFIPDHEKAELGLTFDIDGEFWMSFQDWKRFFTNLEICNLNPDSLSEDDLNSGKKRWEMSVFEGEWVRGVTAGGCRNFLETFWHNPQYIVTLEYPDEGDDKCTVIVALMQKNRRAQKRMGADCLTIGFAIYHLEYPERLPKPLDVNFFKYNASVARSPSFINLREVSCRFKLPPGTYCIVPSTYDPNEEGEFLLRIFSENKNSMEENDESVGIGEVDDRVINRGNEVRRGGDHSVRDQPEPDRNEEKIRDFFRKLAGDDMEVDWMELKEILDYAMRKEIPQTRHNEAHPSNTEQDGSMVDFIISLLCGIICNNEQYGKPVEMHNEGFSKDICRSMVAMMDTDHSGKLGFEEFLTLWTDIKNWRAVFKLYDQTGSGYLSAFELRQALNSAGYRLNNHILNILVHRYGTKDGLIHFDDYIMCAVRLKTMIDIFQERDPKRTNSATFTLEEWMEKTLYS, from the exons ATGCCCAGTTACGtttatttttatgtcagaGCAGTCTGCGATGATAATGGAAGCGTTAAAAACGAGAAATTCGTCAAAGG gaATGCTGAGCTGCTGGATGTGCAAATACCGAGGGACATCTGGGAAACTCTTGGTCGGTATAATCTTCTCTCGAGGAATCTAAGGGGGGGTCTCACGGGGTGTGGAGACATTCATCATCCCGCTAAGGTCGTGTTCAAG CTAGGAGAGAAAGGATCAGGTTTCAGAGCTCAGGGAGCAGTTCAGGATTTCAATCAACTCCGTCAACAATGTCTTCAATCTGGACAATTGTTCGAGGATCCAGAGTTCCCGGCGGAGGATTCGTCCCTCTATTTCTCTCGCCGTCCGGCCGGATACATAGAATGGAGGCGTCCAATG GAAATTGCGGACAATCCTCGATTATTCGTCGAGGGATTCTCCAGATTCGATGTCCAGCAAGGAGAACTGGGGGACTGCTGGCTACTCGCTGCAGTTGCCAATCTCACCATGTATCCACATTTATTCTTTCAAGTTGTTCCGGAGGATCAAGGGTTCGATGAAAATTACGCTGGGATCTTTCACTTCAG ATTCTGGCAGTACGGTAGATGGGTGGATGTAGTGATAGACGATCGTCTTCCAACGTCCCACGGTAAATTGATGTACCTCAGTTCAGCAGAAAACAACGAATTTTGGAGTGCACTATTGGAGAAAGCTTATGCTAAACTTCACGGCTCCTACGAGGCATTAAAGGGTGGTACAACCTGTGAAGCCATGGAGGACTTCACAGGAGGGGTCACCGAAATGTATCAGATGGAGGAAACTCCCCCGAATCTCTTCAGCATTCTGCTGAAAGCCTATGAGAGGAACTCGATGATGGGCTGCTCATTGGAGCCAGATCCCAATGTTCTTGAGGCCGAGACACCCCAGGGTCTCATCAGAGGACATGCCTATAGTATCACCCGAGTAAAATATGTGGACATTCAGACTCCCAATCAGTCCGGAAGAATTCCACTGCTGAGGCTGAGGAATCCCTGGGGCAATGAGGCGGAGTGGAACGGCCCCTGGAGTGATGGATCTCCAGAGTGGAGATTCATACCAGATCACGAGAAAGCGGAGCTGGGACTCACGTTCGATATTGATGGAGAATTTTGGATGTCTTTTCAAGATTGGAAGAGATTCTTTACTAATTTGGAAATTTGTAATTTGAATCCTGATTCTCTTAGTGAGGATGATCTTAATTCGGGGAAGAAGAGGTGGGAGATGAGTGTCTTTGAGGGGGAGTGGGTAAGGGGAGTCACTGCCGGGGGGTGCAGAAATTTCTTAG aAACATTTTGGCACAATCCTCAGTATATCGTGACCTTAGAATACCCTGATGAGGGCGATGATAAGTGTACCGTGATTGTAGCACTGATGCAGAAGAACAGGAGAGCTCAGAAACGAATGGGTGCAGATTGTTTGACGATTGGCTTTGCCATTTATCACCTCGAATACCCAGAACGATTGCCAAAACCTCTGGACGTTAATTTCTTCAAGTATAATGCGTCTGTTGCCAGATCACCTTCGTTTATCAATCTGAGGGAAGTCAGCTGTCGATTCAAACTGCCACCTGGTACATATTGTATCGTCCCTAGTACTTATGATCCCAATGAGGAGGGTGAATTCTTATTGAGGATATTCTCTGAGAATAAAAACAGCATGGA GGAAAATGATGAATCTGTTGGCATTGGAGAAGTCGATGACAGG GTAATTAATCGTGGAAATGAAGTTAGGAGAGGAGGGGACCACAGT GTCAGAGACCAGCCAGAGCCAGATCGcaacgaagaaaaaattcgTGACTTTTTCCGGAAGCTCGCTGGGGACGACATGGAGGTCGATTGGATGGAACTAAAAGAGATCCTGGACTACGCCATGCGTAAAG AAATCCCACAAACCCGACATAATGAAGCACATCCATCAAATACTGAGCAAGATGGCTCTATGGTGGATTTCATCATCTCCCTACTCTGCGGAATTATTTGTAATAATGAACAGTACGGTAAACCTGTAG aaaTGCATAATGAGGGATTCAGCAAGGACATTTGTCGTAGTATGGTGGCTATGATGGATACCGATCACTCCGGGAAATTAGGGTTCGAAGAGTTCCTGACACTATGGACTGATATAAAGAATTGGAGG GCTGTATTCAAATTATACGACCAGACTGGCTCCGGATACCTCAGTGCCTTTGAGCTGCGACAGGCTCTTAACAGTGCTGGATATCGATTGAACAATCACATTCTGAATATTCTCGTTCATCGATATGGAACTAAGGATGGACTCATTCACTTTGACGACTACATCATGTGCGCTGTTCGACTAAAAACTATGATCG ACATCTTTCAGGAACGCGATCCCAAGCGTACTAACTCAGCCACGTTCACATTGGAAGAGTGGATGGAGAAAACATTGTATTCATAA
- the LOC135172938 gene encoding calpain-A isoform X7 codes for MSDYGYYQQPCGYGWNAAAIEPGNDVFVKKECPVKRVLPSLFAIKVLGEKGSGFRAQGAVQDFNQLRQQCLQSGQLFEDPEFPAEDSSLYFSRRPAGYIEWRRPMEIADNPRLFVEGFSRFDVQQGELGDCWLLAAVANLTMYPHLFFQVVPEDQGFDENYAGIFHFRFWQYGRWVDVVIDDRLPTSHGKLMYLSSAENNEFWSALLEKAYAKLHGSYEALKGGTTCEAMEDFTGGVTEMYQMEETPPNLFSILLKAYERNSMMGCSLEPDPNVLEAETPQGLIRGHAYSITRVKYVDIQTPNQSGRIPLLRLRNPWGNEAEWNGPWSDGSPEWRFIPDHEKAELGLTFDIDGEFWMSFQDWKRFFTNLEICNLNPDSLSEDDLNSGKKRWEMSVFEGEWVRGVTAGGCRNFLETFWHNPQYIVTLEYPDEGDDKCTVIVALMQKNRRAQKRMGADCLTIGFAIYHLEYPERLPKPLDVNFFKYNASVARSPSFINLREVSCRFKLPPGTYCIVPSTYDPNEEGEFLLRIFSENKNSMEENDESVGIGEVDDRVRDQPEPDRNEEKIRDFFRKLAGDDMEVDWMELKEILDYAMRKEIPQTRHNEAHPSNTEQDGSMVDFIISLLCGIICNNEQYGKPVEMHNEGFSKDICRSMVAMMDTDHSGKLGFEEFLTLWTDIKNWRAVFKLYDQTGSGYLSAFELRQALNSAGYRLNNHILNILVHRYGTKDGLIHFDDYIMCAVRLKTMIDIFQERDPKRTNSATFTLEEWMEKTLYS; via the exons ATGAGTGATTATGGATATTATCAGCAGCCCTGTGGCTACGGCTGGAACGCAGCTGCTATCGAGCCCGGAAACGACGTCTTTGTCAAGAAAGAGTGTCCAGTCAAGCGGGTTTTACCTTCTCTATTCGCTATCAAAGTG CTAGGAGAGAAAGGATCAGGTTTCAGAGCTCAGGGAGCAGTTCAGGATTTCAATCAACTCCGTCAACAATGTCTTCAATCTGGACAATTGTTCGAGGATCCAGAGTTCCCGGCGGAGGATTCGTCCCTCTATTTCTCTCGCCGTCCGGCCGGATACATAGAATGGAGGCGTCCAATG GAAATTGCGGACAATCCTCGATTATTCGTCGAGGGATTCTCCAGATTCGATGTCCAGCAAGGAGAACTGGGGGACTGCTGGCTACTCGCTGCAGTTGCCAATCTCACCATGTATCCACATTTATTCTTTCAAGTTGTTCCGGAGGATCAAGGGTTCGATGAAAATTACGCTGGGATCTTTCACTTCAG ATTCTGGCAGTACGGTAGATGGGTGGATGTAGTGATAGACGATCGTCTTCCAACGTCCCACGGTAAATTGATGTACCTCAGTTCAGCAGAAAACAACGAATTTTGGAGTGCACTATTGGAGAAAGCTTATGCTAAACTTCACGGCTCCTACGAGGCATTAAAGGGTGGTACAACCTGTGAAGCCATGGAGGACTTCACAGGAGGGGTCACCGAAATGTATCAGATGGAGGAAACTCCCCCGAATCTCTTCAGCATTCTGCTGAAAGCCTATGAGAGGAACTCGATGATGGGCTGCTCATTGGAGCCAGATCCCAATGTTCTTGAGGCCGAGACACCCCAGGGTCTCATCAGAGGACATGCCTATAGTATCACCCGAGTAAAATATGTGGACATTCAGACTCCCAATCAGTCCGGAAGAATTCCACTGCTGAGGCTGAGGAATCCCTGGGGCAATGAGGCGGAGTGGAACGGCCCCTGGAGTGATGGATCTCCAGAGTGGAGATTCATACCAGATCACGAGAAAGCGGAGCTGGGACTCACGTTCGATATTGATGGAGAATTTTGGATGTCTTTTCAAGATTGGAAGAGATTCTTTACTAATTTGGAAATTTGTAATTTGAATCCTGATTCTCTTAGTGAGGATGATCTTAATTCGGGGAAGAAGAGGTGGGAGATGAGTGTCTTTGAGGGGGAGTGGGTAAGGGGAGTCACTGCCGGGGGGTGCAGAAATTTCTTAG aAACATTTTGGCACAATCCTCAGTATATCGTGACCTTAGAATACCCTGATGAGGGCGATGATAAGTGTACCGTGATTGTAGCACTGATGCAGAAGAACAGGAGAGCTCAGAAACGAATGGGTGCAGATTGTTTGACGATTGGCTTTGCCATTTATCACCTCGAATACCCAGAACGATTGCCAAAACCTCTGGACGTTAATTTCTTCAAGTATAATGCGTCTGTTGCCAGATCACCTTCGTTTATCAATCTGAGGGAAGTCAGCTGTCGATTCAAACTGCCACCTGGTACATATTGTATCGTCCCTAGTACTTATGATCCCAATGAGGAGGGTGAATTCTTATTGAGGATATTCTCTGAGAATAAAAACAGCATGGA GGAAAATGATGAATCTGTTGGCATTGGAGAAGTCGATGACAGG GTCAGAGACCAGCCAGAGCCAGATCGcaacgaagaaaaaattcgTGACTTTTTCCGGAAGCTCGCTGGGGACGACATGGAGGTCGATTGGATGGAACTAAAAGAGATCCTGGACTACGCCATGCGTAAAG AAATCCCACAAACCCGACATAATGAAGCACATCCATCAAATACTGAGCAAGATGGCTCTATGGTGGATTTCATCATCTCCCTACTCTGCGGAATTATTTGTAATAATGAACAGTACGGTAAACCTGTAG aaaTGCATAATGAGGGATTCAGCAAGGACATTTGTCGTAGTATGGTGGCTATGATGGATACCGATCACTCCGGGAAATTAGGGTTCGAAGAGTTCCTGACACTATGGACTGATATAAAGAATTGGAGG GCTGTATTCAAATTATACGACCAGACTGGCTCCGGATACCTCAGTGCCTTTGAGCTGCGACAGGCTCTTAACAGTGCTGGATATCGATTGAACAATCACATTCTGAATATTCTCGTTCATCGATATGGAACTAAGGATGGACTCATTCACTTTGACGACTACATCATGTGCGCTGTTCGACTAAAAACTATGATCG ACATCTTTCAGGAACGCGATCCCAAGCGTACTAACTCAGCCACGTTCACATTGGAAGAGTGGATGGAGAAAACATTGTATTCATAA
- the LOC135172938 gene encoding calpain-A isoform X8 yields MSNYGWNMDVISEPDFVRQKVEKNLGEKGSGFRAQGAVQDFNQLRQQCLQSGQLFEDPEFPAEDSSLYFSRRPAGYIEWRRPMEIADNPRLFVEGFSRFDVQQGELGDCWLLAAVANLTMYPHLFFQVVPEDQGFDENYAGIFHFRFWQYGRWVDVVIDDRLPTSHGKLMYLSSAENNEFWSALLEKAYAKLHGSYEALKGGTTCEAMEDFTGGVTEMYQMEETPPNLFSILLKAYERNSMMGCSLEPDPNVLEAETPQGLIRGHAYSITRVKYVDIQTPNQSGRIPLLRLRNPWGNEAEWNGPWSDGSPEWRFIPDHEKAELGLTFDIDGEFWMSFQDWKRFFTNLEICNLNPDSLSEDDLNSGKKRWEMSVFEGEWVRGVTAGGCRNFLETFWHNPQYIVTLEYPDEGDDKCTVIVALMQKNRRAQKRMGADCLTIGFAIYHLEYPERLPKPLDVNFFKYNASVARSPSFINLREVSCRFKLPPGTYCIVPSTYDPNEEGEFLLRIFSENKNSMEENDESVGIGEVDDRVINRGNEVRRGGDHSVRDQPEPDRNEEKIRDFFRKLAGDDMEVDWMELKEILDYAMRKEIPQTRHNEAHPSNTEQDGSMVDFIISLLCGIICNNEQYGKPVEMHNEGFSKDICRSMVAMMDTDHSGKLGFEEFLTLWTDIKNWRAVFKLYDQTGSGYLSAFELRQALNSAGYRLNNHILNILVHRYGTKDGLIHFDDYIMCAVRLKTMIDIFQERDPKRTNSATFTLEEWMEKTLYS; encoded by the exons ATGAGTAATTACGGATGGAATATGGATGTTATCAGCGAGCCAGATTTCGTCAGACAGAAAGTCGAGAAAAAT CTAGGAGAGAAAGGATCAGGTTTCAGAGCTCAGGGAGCAGTTCAGGATTTCAATCAACTCCGTCAACAATGTCTTCAATCTGGACAATTGTTCGAGGATCCAGAGTTCCCGGCGGAGGATTCGTCCCTCTATTTCTCTCGCCGTCCGGCCGGATACATAGAATGGAGGCGTCCAATG GAAATTGCGGACAATCCTCGATTATTCGTCGAGGGATTCTCCAGATTCGATGTCCAGCAAGGAGAACTGGGGGACTGCTGGCTACTCGCTGCAGTTGCCAATCTCACCATGTATCCACATTTATTCTTTCAAGTTGTTCCGGAGGATCAAGGGTTCGATGAAAATTACGCTGGGATCTTTCACTTCAG ATTCTGGCAGTACGGTAGATGGGTGGATGTAGTGATAGACGATCGTCTTCCAACGTCCCACGGTAAATTGATGTACCTCAGTTCAGCAGAAAACAACGAATTTTGGAGTGCACTATTGGAGAAAGCTTATGCTAAACTTCACGGCTCCTACGAGGCATTAAAGGGTGGTACAACCTGTGAAGCCATGGAGGACTTCACAGGAGGGGTCACCGAAATGTATCAGATGGAGGAAACTCCCCCGAATCTCTTCAGCATTCTGCTGAAAGCCTATGAGAGGAACTCGATGATGGGCTGCTCATTGGAGCCAGATCCCAATGTTCTTGAGGCCGAGACACCCCAGGGTCTCATCAGAGGACATGCCTATAGTATCACCCGAGTAAAATATGTGGACATTCAGACTCCCAATCAGTCCGGAAGAATTCCACTGCTGAGGCTGAGGAATCCCTGGGGCAATGAGGCGGAGTGGAACGGCCCCTGGAGTGATGGATCTCCAGAGTGGAGATTCATACCAGATCACGAGAAAGCGGAGCTGGGACTCACGTTCGATATTGATGGAGAATTTTGGATGTCTTTTCAAGATTGGAAGAGATTCTTTACTAATTTGGAAATTTGTAATTTGAATCCTGATTCTCTTAGTGAGGATGATCTTAATTCGGGGAAGAAGAGGTGGGAGATGAGTGTCTTTGAGGGGGAGTGGGTAAGGGGAGTCACTGCCGGGGGGTGCAGAAATTTCTTAG aAACATTTTGGCACAATCCTCAGTATATCGTGACCTTAGAATACCCTGATGAGGGCGATGATAAGTGTACCGTGATTGTAGCACTGATGCAGAAGAACAGGAGAGCTCAGAAACGAATGGGTGCAGATTGTTTGACGATTGGCTTTGCCATTTATCACCTCGAATACCCAGAACGATTGCCAAAACCTCTGGACGTTAATTTCTTCAAGTATAATGCGTCTGTTGCCAGATCACCTTCGTTTATCAATCTGAGGGAAGTCAGCTGTCGATTCAAACTGCCACCTGGTACATATTGTATCGTCCCTAGTACTTATGATCCCAATGAGGAGGGTGAATTCTTATTGAGGATATTCTCTGAGAATAAAAACAGCATGGA GGAAAATGATGAATCTGTTGGCATTGGAGAAGTCGATGACAGG GTAATTAATCGTGGAAATGAAGTTAGGAGAGGAGGGGACCACAGT GTCAGAGACCAGCCAGAGCCAGATCGcaacgaagaaaaaattcgTGACTTTTTCCGGAAGCTCGCTGGGGACGACATGGAGGTCGATTGGATGGAACTAAAAGAGATCCTGGACTACGCCATGCGTAAAG AAATCCCACAAACCCGACATAATGAAGCACATCCATCAAATACTGAGCAAGATGGCTCTATGGTGGATTTCATCATCTCCCTACTCTGCGGAATTATTTGTAATAATGAACAGTACGGTAAACCTGTAG aaaTGCATAATGAGGGATTCAGCAAGGACATTTGTCGTAGTATGGTGGCTATGATGGATACCGATCACTCCGGGAAATTAGGGTTCGAAGAGTTCCTGACACTATGGACTGATATAAAGAATTGGAGG GCTGTATTCAAATTATACGACCAGACTGGCTCCGGATACCTCAGTGCCTTTGAGCTGCGACAGGCTCTTAACAGTGCTGGATATCGATTGAACAATCACATTCTGAATATTCTCGTTCATCGATATGGAACTAAGGATGGACTCATTCACTTTGACGACTACATCATGTGCGCTGTTCGACTAAAAACTATGATCG ACATCTTTCAGGAACGCGATCCCAAGCGTACTAACTCAGCCACGTTCACATTGGAAGAGTGGATGGAGAAAACATTGTATTCATAA